The Chitinispirillales bacterium sequence CCGCTCTATTGTCGGCATTTTACTATGTGTTTCAAATTTATTTTTATAGTTAGCAAGAATATCTACTGAGGTTTTAATAGGTTGTTTATCTAATGTTTTGTAAATATCTCCCATAACGACAAATGGATTTTCATCTTTGTCGTTCAAAACGATATAAAAGTCATAATCGCTGTCTTTTTTTGGATTCCCGTAAGCATAAGAACCAAACAAAATAATTTTCTCGCAATCTTTGACGGTTCCAAGAATTTTATCTTTAATATCAAGAATTTCATCGCTTATTTCCATATTTCTCCTGATTTTAAAGTATTACATATGAAATATACTATTTGTCCGTTTCATAAAACACAAGCGGAATACAAAGAGATTTGCATTCCGCTTGTGTTTTGAACCGTTAGAAATTTTCTAATAGGTTACTAATGATGGACTGTTACAGGCAAATACTCCGAACAGACAATCTATTACGGAATAATCTAACAAAACAAACTTTTTTTGTTTCCTATCAAAAACATAATATTATTTTACATATACCAAATAACGATGGATTGTTGGAATATTCAACTTTTCATTTGTGTTCTTTATGTCTTTTTATTGAATAAATAGGGTTGAACTTTCTAATCGGTTGTTCTGCCTATTAAACACCTATTTATTCAACACAGGTGAAATTCATCGTTATTTGGTAAAACTATGATTATGGGTGGGACAGCCTTTCTAAGTTTTACCGCTGCCTTCTTTTCCATAATTCATAAGTTATTAACTTTTGTATGCACTATTGGAGGTTTTTATGGAAGCGGGAAACAGATTTCTAAAAGTAATGTCGGCGATGGTGATTGCCGCAGTTGTAGCGATGGGACAGGTAGATATAACGGATAAGTTCACCGACCCGAACTTTAAGGCGAAAGTGTATAAGGCAATAAATAAAACCGCTCCCGCTCCGATATACGACAGCGATGTGGATACTGTAAAATCGCTTATCCTGGCAAATTCCAGAATATCTTCTTTTGCCGGCATAGAATATTTTACAGGATTGACGACGTTGGATTGCGACTACAATCGACTGACAACACTGGATGTGTCGAAGAATACCGCCCTGACGGAATTGTATTGCTCCAGCAACCAACTGACAACACTGGATGTGTCGAAGAATACCGCCCTGACGGCGTTGGATTGCTCCAGCAACCAACTGACAACACTGGATGTGTCGAAGAATACAGAACTGGGATGGTTGGACTGTTCAAATAATCAATTGACGACATTAGATTTGTCGAAGAATACAGAACTGATATATTTGGACTGTTCAAATAATCAATTGACGACATTAGATTTGTCGAAGATGAATACTAAAAGTTGGTGGTATCTTGATGTAAGGGCAAATTATTTAGAGAACGAAAGTAAAATTCTTGGGTTGAATGAGTTGTCTATGGACGTGTTTTATTTTCATCCGCAAAAAACAAATAATACCAACACAGTAACGTTTAACTCACTCGGCGGTTCGCCGGTAGATCAAGTAACAGGTGTTTTGGGATTTTCAAGGATTAACGAACCTGACGAACCGACAAGAGACGACTATATGTTTGTCGGCTGGTACACAGACACGGAATGGAAAAATTTGTGGAACTTTACAAGTAATATTGTAACACAAGACACTATTCTTTACGCAAAATGGCATTACACATTAGGGGAAGATATAGAAATCTTTGCTGATACGACGACTTATATTTATGACGGCGGCGAGCAAAGAATCGGGACGGTAAGACTTTATTTAAAAGGCGAGAAGAAAATATTGGAAGAAGGCGTCGGTTTTACTGTCGATAAGTATGAAAACAACATAGACGCAGGAAGAAATGCGATCGCAATGATTACCTTAATCGATGAATATGAACACAGCGGCATTACAAAAAAACCGATACAGTTTGAAATACAAAAGTGTACGGTTTCGGTAAGTTGGGAGAACACAACTTTTACTTATAACGGTGAAAGGCAAGTGCCTACTCCGACAAGCGGCAATCCAAAGTTTCCTGCTAAGGTGATAAAAACAGATTACGAAAGCATAAATGCCGGAAGTAATCGTGTGTATGCAGGTTTAGTAGAGCCGAACAATAATATTATCCTTTCAGGCGAACAGCAAGCCTACACTATAAATCCCAAAGAAATTAGAGTGATTTGGGGAGAGGAACGGGAATTTGTTTACAATAAGATGATACAACATCCTGCTTGGAGTTTAGAGTCTGATGAAATTGATAGAAATCATGTTTATATAGCTCCCACATACTCTGTGGTCGGTGAATACACAGAGGTAAACGGTCTTGCACCTGTTGTTCAGATAGTACCGGAACACAATAGCAATATTTACCACAATAATTATACTCTTGTCAACACCAGAGTTGATTACAAAATACTTCCCAAATCTCTGACCGCACGCCTGAAAGGTACGGTGAACAATAAACTTAGCCTGAGTTACAAATATGAGACGGAAGCGGAGTTGGAGGAACATCTTAGCGGCATGGTAGAATATGTAGGCTTTGCAAGCGACTCTACAGGAACCGATAGCGAGAACGACCTGCGTGAGAA is a genomic window containing:
- a CDS encoding nucleotidyltransferase domain-containing protein — translated: MEISDEILDIKDKILGTVKDCEKIILFGSYAYGNPKKDSDYDFYIVLNDKDENPFVVMGDIYKTLDKQPIKTSVDILANYKNKFETHSKMPTIERTIANKGIVLYERSLNGNMRRGWVEKTRYAKRLATA
- a CDS encoding leucine-rich repeat domain-containing protein; this translates as MEAGNRFLKVMSAMVIAAVVAMGQVDITDKFTDPNFKAKVYKAINKTAPAPIYDSDVDTVKSLILANSRISSFAGIEYFTGLTTLDCDYNRLTTLDVSKNTALTELYCSSNQLTTLDVSKNTALTALDCSSNQLTTLDVSKNTELGWLDCSNNQLTTLDLSKNTELIYLDCSNNQLTTLDLSKMNTKSWWYLDVRANYLENESKILGLNELSMDVFYFHPQKTNNTNTVTFNSLGGSPVDQVTGVLGFSRINEPDEPTRDDYMFVGWYTDTEWKNLWNFTSNIVTQDTILYAKWHYTLGEDIEIFADTTTYIYDGGEQRIGTVRLYLKGEKKILEEGVGFTVDKYENNIDAGRNAIAMITLIDEYEHSGITKKPIQFEIQKCTVSVSWENTTFTYNGERQVPTPTSGNPKFPAKVIKTDYESINAGSNRVYAGLVEPNNNIILSGEQQAYTINPKEIRVIWGEEREFVYNKMIQHPAWSLESDEIDRNHVYIAPTYSVVGEYTEVNGLAPVVQIVPEHNSNIYHNNYTLVNTRVDYKILPKSLTARLKGTVNNKLSLSYKYETEAELEEHLSGMVEYVGFASDSTGTDSENDLRE